GTGGGTTCAAACCCCAGCGTGCGGTCACGCGGCACATAGCGATGGGCCTCCTCACACACCAGAAGCACCGGCGCGCCCTGGCCCCGCCTGGTCCACAGGGCGAAGTCGAAGACCAGTCGGCACAGCACCGACACCACCACGTCCACAATCTCCGAGGGCACCCCGGCCAGGCTGATGACCGTCAGCGGCTTGCCCCCGGGCGGCAGGCGCAACAGCCGGGCCATGACCTCGGCCATGCAGTCCTCCACGCCCAACCCCCCGAACATGAACCCGAACCGCCGGTCCTTGCGCAGGCTGTCGATGCGGGCCAGAAGCCGCAGGTAGGGGATGGAGCTTTCCGGCTTGTCGAGACGCCCCATGCCCGTCTTGAGGATTTCCACCACCCGCAGGAGCCGAAACGGGGCCGGGGTGTCGATGGTCAGGTTGTAGTCCTGGCCCCCGGAGGTGGCGATGAACTCATGCTTGGCCGCCAGCACCGCCTCTTTCAGGATGTTGGCCTCCACCTCGCGGTAGGGCTGCCCGGAGCTGCACAACACATGGGTCATCTCCTCGAAGTCGAGCAGCCAGTACGGCAGGTGCAGATCGTCCGGGGGCACGGGCAGGGCCATGTCCCCAAAGGCGGCGGCATATTCGTCGTGGGGGTCGAGAAGCACGATGTGCCCGTGTCGGCACCGGGCCAGGACCGCGCCCAGGACTACGGCCACGGCGCAGGATTTGCCCGACCCCGTGGTGCCCAGGATGGCGAAATGCTTGCCTAATAGCTCATCCACCAGCACCCGGGCCTCGATGCCCGGATCCTGGTGCAGGCTGCCCACGGCCACGCTTGGGGCGCTGGGCTTGGCGTAGATGAGGGCCAGGTCGCGGGAGGTGGCCCCGTGGACCGGCGATCCCAACGACGGAGAGACGGACACCCCGCGCTGGAACGAAAAATCCTGCGGCCGATCCAGGTCCAGGGTCTCGCCCAGAAGCACCACCTCGGCCAGCCGCCGCCCGACCTCGGGGCGTTCCGGATCGGCCCCCTCCCACCATAGCCGCCCCACCAGCCCGAAGCACAGGCTTATGCCGGTGGCGATGCGCACCATGTCCCCCAGGCGGACGCCGGACGCCGTGGCTGGAACCAGCGTCGCCGTCACCGTGGCCCCGGCCGTCGCCGTCACATATCCCCATTGTCCCGCCTGGGTCATGGCCGCCTCCCGTGGATTATCCGGTTC
Above is a genomic segment from Desulfolutivibrio sulfodismutans DSM 3696 containing:
- a CDS encoding ATP-binding protein, with the protein product MTQAGQWGYVTATAGATVTATLVPATASGVRLGDMVRIATGISLCFGLVGRLWWEGADPERPEVGRRLAEVVLLGETLDLDRPQDFSFQRGVSVSPSLGSPVHGATSRDLALIYAKPSAPSVAVGSLHQDPGIEARVLVDELLGKHFAILGTTGSGKSCAVAVVLGAVLARCRHGHIVLLDPHDEYAAAFGDMALPVPPDDLHLPYWLLDFEEMTHVLCSSGQPYREVEANILKEAVLAAKHEFIATSGGQDYNLTIDTPAPFRLLRVVEILKTGMGRLDKPESSIPYLRLLARIDSLRKDRRFGFMFGGLGVEDCMAEVMARLLRLPPGGKPLTVISLAGVPSEIVDVVVSVLCRLVFDFALWTRRGQGAPVLLVCEEAHRYVPRDRTLGFEPTRKAVARIAKEGRKYGVSLGLVTQRPSEISESILSQMNTLFSMRMSNEADQRFVTMAMPENAAGLLSVLPSLRAREAVVVGEGVSVPMRFAFATLADGARPKSDTAKFSTAWGQEAAGDDFVPETINRWRRQIR